In one window of Gemmatimonadota bacterium DNA:
- a CDS encoding peroxiredoxin, with protein MAQAAPDSAIGRPTAVLVDGPRVGDRASDFSLPWASRDGVVTTEPWFSLSAQRGRVVVLAFFPRAFTPGCTAEMRTFAEQYTELFGDDVVVVGISADSLETQQRFAASLGLPFRLLADQDQRVARAYGSAADRPGYNRRTVYVLNRKGEVSYTDLRFRALEPDSYRDLGRAVADARQGR; from the coding sequence GTGGCCCAGGCGGCTCCCGACAGCGCCATCGGTCGTCCCACCGCGGTACTGGTCGACGGGCCCCGGGTCGGCGACCGGGCCTCCGACTTTTCCCTCCCGTGGGCCTCCAGGGACGGGGTGGTCACCACCGAGCCCTGGTTCAGCCTCAGCGCCCAGCGGGGCCGGGTCGTGGTCCTGGCGTTCTTTCCGCGGGCCTTCACCCCGGGATGCACCGCGGAGATGCGCACCTTCGCCGAGCAGTATACCGAGCTGTTCGGGGACGACGTGGTGGTGGTAGGGATCAGCGCCGACTCCCTCGAGACCCAGCAGCGGTTCGCCGCCAGCCTGGGGCTGCCCTTCCGCCTCCTGGCCGACCAGGACCAGCGGGTGGCCCGGGCGTACGGCAGCGCCGCCGACCGCCCCGGCTACAACCGCCGTACCGTCTACGTCCTCAATCGGAAGGGCGAGGTGAGCTACACCGACCTCCGCTTCCGGGCCCTCGAGCCTGACTCCTACCGTGACCTTGGCCGGGCCGTGGCTGACGCCCGGCAGGGTCGTTGA
- a CDS encoding TlpA family protein disulfide reductase: MRRLVSTGGIAAALLFALPLAGQGESGIPLGTRAPLVSVNDLDGKAVDLGQWVGKKPVLIEFWATWCSNCEELLPRFVAAHREFGDRVEFLGVNVTVNQTPERVRRYLEQHTVPFRILYDDRGASTRAYQAPATSFVVILDAAGRVVYTGVGADQRFEPALKQVAGVKE, encoded by the coding sequence ATGCGTCGCCTGGTTTCCACCGGCGGGATCGCCGCCGCGCTGCTCTTCGCCCTCCCGCTCGCGGGGCAGGGGGAGTCCGGGATCCCGCTCGGGACCCGGGCACCCCTGGTCAGCGTGAACGACCTCGATGGCAAGGCCGTGGACCTCGGCCAGTGGGTGGGGAAGAAGCCGGTCCTGATCGAGTTCTGGGCCACCTGGTGCTCCAACTGCGAGGAACTGCTGCCCCGCTTCGTGGCGGCGCACCGCGAGTTCGGCGACCGGGTGGAGTTCCTGGGGGTGAATGTGACGGTGAACCAGACACCGGAGCGGGTGCGCCGTTACCTTGAGCAGCACACGGTCCCCTTCCGCATCCTGTACGATGACCGGGGGGCCAGCACCCGGGCCTACCAGGCGCCGGCCACCTCGTTCGTCGTGATCCTCGACGCGGCCGGCCGGGTGGTCTACACCGGCGTCGGGGCGGACCAGCGATTCGAGCCGGCGCTCAAGCAGGTGGCTGGCGTAAAGGAGTAA
- a CDS encoding sulfite exporter TauE/SafE family protein — protein sequence MALPLDQVLREQPVTGLALMFGAGLVTSLTPCVYPMIPIVAGVLGGAATAGRGWKRTALHTAIYILGVALVYASLGLLAGLTGSLFGAVSSNRWAYFAIGNLLLVFGLAMFDVFPLAAPQRLLAWASRFGGGSPGGVFAMGATSGLVAAPCGAPAFAAALTFVTATGSAVWGFLYLFVFSLGMTALLAVVGLVAGAGAALPRSGRWTAWVKRGAGVVLLGMAEYYFIQMGKVS from the coding sequence ATGGCGCTGCCGCTCGATCAGGTCCTGCGTGAGCAGCCGGTGACCGGCCTGGCCCTGATGTTCGGGGCCGGCCTGGTCACCAGCCTCACGCCCTGCGTCTACCCCATGATCCCGATCGTCGCGGGCGTGCTGGGGGGCGCCGCGACCGCCGGCCGCGGCTGGAAGCGCACCGCTCTGCACACCGCCATCTACATCCTGGGCGTGGCGCTGGTCTACGCCTCCCTCGGCCTCCTGGCGGGCCTCACCGGCTCGCTCTTCGGCGCGGTGAGCTCCAATCGCTGGGCCTATTTCGCCATCGGGAACCTGCTGCTGGTCTTCGGGCTGGCGATGTTCGACGTCTTCCCGCTGGCCGCGCCGCAGCGCCTGCTGGCCTGGGCCAGCCGGTTCGGGGGCGGCTCGCCCGGGGGCGTGTTCGCCATGGGCGCGACCTCGGGCCTCGTGGCCGCGCCCTGCGGGGCACCGGCCTTCGCGGCGGCGCTGACGTTCGTGACTGCCACCGGGAGCGCCGTGTGGGGTTTCCTGTACCTGTTCGTCTTTTCCCTCGGGATGACGGCGCTCCTGGCCGTGGTGGGGCTGGTGGCCGGGGCCGGGGCCGCCCTGCCGCGGAGCGGCCGGTGGACGGCCTGGGTCAAGCGGGGGGCCGGCGTGGTCCTGCTGGGGATGGCGGAGTACTACTTCATCCAGATGGGAAAGGTCTCCTGA
- the ispG gene encoding flavodoxin-dependent (E)-4-hydroxy-3-methylbut-2-enyl-diphosphate synthase, whose translation MSYAQRRLTVTARVGDVPVGSAHPIVVQSMTNTDTADVAGTIRQVAALARAGSQLVRVTVNNEEAAAAVPHIVEGLERAGVSVPIIGDFHYNGHLLLTRHPGCARALAKYRINPGNVGGKRADENFRAIIEVALAHDKPVRIGVNWGSLDQILLTELMDANARLPEPRDVRDVMLDAMLESALRSAAHAEALGMGHDRIILSAKVSGVQDLVDVYRMLAARCDYPLHLGLTEAGMGAKGIVASAAGLSILLQEGIGDTIRVSLTPKPGGDRTEEVLVAQQILQSLGLRSFTPQVTACPGCGRTTSTFFQQMAEDIQGYLKERMPEWRAHYPGVEELKLAVMGCVVNGPGESKHANIGISLPGTFEEPKAPVYVDGRLMVTLKGDSIVADFLRILDEYVDTRYGAAARSGPA comes from the coding sequence ATGTCATACGCCCAGCGCCGACTGACCGTCACTGCCCGGGTCGGGGACGTTCCCGTGGGCAGCGCGCATCCGATCGTGGTGCAGTCCATGACCAACACCGACACCGCCGACGTGGCGGGGACCATCCGCCAGGTGGCGGCGCTCGCGCGCGCGGGGAGCCAGCTGGTGCGGGTCACGGTGAACAACGAGGAAGCGGCCGCGGCGGTCCCGCACATCGTCGAAGGCCTGGAGCGGGCGGGGGTGAGCGTCCCCATCATCGGCGACTTCCACTACAACGGGCACCTGCTGCTCACCCGCCACCCCGGCTGCGCGCGGGCACTGGCCAAGTACCGGATCAATCCCGGCAACGTGGGCGGGAAGCGCGCCGACGAGAACTTCCGCGCCATCATCGAGGTGGCGCTGGCCCACGACAAGCCGGTGCGCATCGGGGTCAACTGGGGGTCACTCGACCAGATCCTCCTCACCGAACTCATGGACGCCAACGCGCGGCTGCCCGAGCCCCGGGACGTCCGCGACGTCATGCTCGACGCCATGCTCGAAAGCGCGCTCCGCTCCGCCGCCCACGCCGAGGCCCTGGGCATGGGGCACGACCGGATCATCCTGAGCGCCAAGGTCTCGGGCGTGCAGGATCTCGTGGACGTCTACCGGATGCTCGCCGCGCGCTGTGACTACCCGCTGCACCTCGGGCTCACCGAGGCGGGGATGGGGGCCAAGGGCATCGTGGCGAGCGCGGCGGGGCTTTCCATCCTGCTGCAGGAGGGAATCGGCGACACCATCCGGGTCTCGCTGACCCCGAAGCCCGGGGGCGACCGGACCGAGGAGGTGCTGGTGGCCCAGCAGATCCTCCAGTCGCTCGGGCTGCGGAGCTTCACCCCGCAGGTCACCGCCTGCCCGGGATGCGGCCGCACCACGAGCACCTTCTTCCAGCAGATGGCCGAGGATATCCAGGGGTACCTCAAGGAGCGGATGCCGGAGTGGCGGGCGCACTATCCCGGCGTCGAGGAGCTCAAGCTGGCGGTGATGGGGTGCGTGGTGAACGGGCCGGGGGAGTCCAAGCACGCCAACATCGGCATCTCGCTGCCGGGGACGTTCGAGGAGCCGAAGGCGCCCGTGTACGTGGATGGCCGGCTGATGGTCACCCTCAAGGGAGACTCGATCGTCGCCGACTTCCTGCGGATCCTCGACGAATACGTGGACACCCGGTATGGCGCTGCCGCTCGATCAGGTCCTGCGTGA